A stretch of the Aegilops tauschii subsp. strangulata cultivar AL8/78 chromosome 4, Aet v6.0, whole genome shotgun sequence genome encodes the following:
- the LOC141021596 gene encoding uncharacterized protein: protein MVFEDESSDDLSNLQISSSEDGMHYQIPASIEDQDYNGLEKASEGLCVEHRLPTERRVAFESFETGRRFLVCAQPESENCGFLAWVDPEWPPTMQNALLKLWEMFEDSRHARRKDNLESSLTIHHLKEEKRNLDANYDKLVEDVHQLLGAQEDRVLDLSYVQAKEKRAEVASASAVAGMKNEMEKKEAENLKLKEKYKVLMNLLEAQGSVIRNLKTNHLKEKEKLTEGNNNLKIQVDELTKSVKKLTEENVQLNLHMYDLKRGHENLIKCRDELKLQLAVQFNSLEKSKEKLKLIHDILKE from the exons ATGGTCTTCGAGGATGAGAGCAGCGATGACTTGTCCAACCTGCAGATCTCCTCCTCCGAAGACGGTATGCATTATCAG ATTCCTGCTAGTATTGAAGACCAAGACTACAATGGCTTGGAGAAGGCATCAGAAGGGCTCTGCGTGGAGCATCGGCTGCCAACTGAGCGTCGTGTAGCTTTTGAATCATTTGAGACGGGCAGGAGGTTTCTAGTTTGTGCTCAGCCT GAAAGTGAGAATTGTGGTTTTCTTGCGTGGGTTGACCCAGAGTGGCCTCCCACAATGCAAAATGCATTGTTGAAGCTTTGGGAAATGTTTGAAGACAGCAGGCATGCTAGGAGGAAGGATAACCTGGAAAGTTCACTTACTATCCACCACCTTAAAGAAGAGAAAAGGAATCTGGATGCCAACTATGACAAACTAGTTGAAGATGTCCATCAACTTCTCGGTGCACAGGAGGACAGGGTGTTGGATTTGAGCTATGTGCAAGCTAAGGAGAAGAGAGCTGAGGTTGCCAGTGCATCAGCTGTGGCTGGCATGAAGAATGAGATGGAGAAGAAAGAGGCAGAGAACTTGAAGCTGAAAGAGAAGTATAAAGTGCTGATGAACCTGCTAGAAGCTCAAGGCAGTGTCATTAGGAACCTGAAGACGAATCATTTGAAAGAGAAGGAAAAGCTAACTGAAGGCAACAACAATTTAAAGATTCAGGTTGATGAGCTCACCAAGTCTGTGAAAAAACTCACAGAAGAGAATGTGCAGCTGAACCTTCACATGTATGATCTCAAGAGGGGACATGAGAATCTGATAAAATGCAGGGATGAGTTAAAGCTCCAGCTAGCTGTTCAGTTCAATTCACTTGAGAAGAGCAAAGAGAAGTTGAAGTTGATCCATGACATCTTGAAGGAATGA
- the LOC141021154 gene encoding protein synthesis inhibitor I-like, producing the protein MDWEEAATLQVEAVAAAAVDLSPVEAVAAAEEVEADTSVNRSIVNNQRLTPIAKLLITLVGVVIAFQPASAIKIPESINGVPLIGMEADLEDYARLAREGRRVAKMRSPFTMSREGLPVLENQTGVAKPPPAWLYNKIVNGHDQVVFLIRSDNLYIGGYINPQGIIHSFAEYSSMLPGSISLGIGGSYRDLVGRRSNLANLDLGKRAMKRALKILSRYKHGVSDFFQMTTSLARYSVVLCEAQRFTEIHESLLDKWNSRTGYYIQRPKELLVSWASLSCGVLEKWKPTLKYGKTYYYETLWNYDNVRFKLRTSKTGAPYLLRLLIKGKRCQDSIMGWGHRP; encoded by the exons ATGGACTGGGAAGAAGCGGCGACTTTGCAGGTGGAGGCcgtagcggcggcggcggttgatTTGTCGCCGGTGGAGGCCgtagcggcggcggaggaggttgAGGCGGACACATCAGTCAACCGCAGCATCGTCAACAATCAG AGACTCACTCCTATTGCAAAGCTTCTCATTACATTGGTAGGAGTTGTAATTGCATTTCAACCTGCTAGTGCTATCAAGATTCCTGAGAGTATTAATGG AGTGCCACTTATTGGGATGGAAGCGGATCTAGAGGACTATGCTAGGTTGGCTCGGGAAGGACGTCGAGTAGCCAAAATGCGCTCGCCATTTACCATGTCAAGGGAAGGTCTGCCTGTGCTTGAAAATCAGACTGGAGTTGCAAAACCACCGCCGGCCTGGTTATATAACAAGATTGTAAATGGCCATGATCAGGTGGTATTTCTGATTAGAAGCGATAACCTGTATATCGGTGGATACATAAATCCCCAAGGAATTATCCATTCATTCGCCGAATATTCAAGTATGCTCCCCGGATCCATTTCTCTAGGAATCGGTGGAAGTTATAGAGACCTAGTTGGTCGTAGGTCAAACCTTGCAAACCTTGATCTAGGCAAAAGGGCAATGAAGAGAGCTTTGAAGATTCTTTCTCGGTACAAACATGGAGTCAGCGACTTCTTTCAGATGACAACTTCACTGGCAAGGTACTCTGTAGTATTATGTGAGGCACAGAGGTTCACGGAGATTCATGAATCTTTACTTGATAAATGGAACTCAAGGACTGGATACTATATTCAGCGGCCTAAGGAGCTCTTAGTTAGCTGGGCTTCACTGTCGTGTGGTGTGCTGGAGAAGTGGAAACCCACCCTCAAATATGGTAAAACCTATTATTATGAGACATTGTGGAACTATGACAATGTACGGTTCAAACTTAGAACATCAAAAACAGGAGCTCCATATCTCTTGAGACTGCTGATAAAGGGCAAAAGATGCCAGGATAGCATAATGGGCTGGGGCCACCGCCCTTAG